Sequence from the Saccopteryx bilineata isolate mSacBil1 chromosome 6, mSacBil1_pri_phased_curated, whole genome shotgun sequence genome:
GAAGGGGGGgttagggggagaaaggaggggaccaGCCGGGGCAGCGGAGaaggggggggttgggggagaaaggaggggaccaGCCTTACTTTTTGACCATGTGCTCGTAGATGACGGTTGGGATGACCGTCAGGGTGACAACATTCCCGGCCGTGGCCAGGATCTCCGTGACCTCTTTGTCCTAGAGGGGAGACGAGTGAGCGGTCACCCCAGGGGCCAGAGCCAGCTCTGCAGGCTGCTCTGGGGGGCGGTCAGTGTGGCCCCTGCTGGAGGACGCCGTGGACCCCTGACTGCAGGGTGGGGCTGCCCCTCAGGCAGGGGACAGTCCCCTGCAGACACCCAGATGAGGCCTTGTTCGAGTGcaaatgcaccccccccccccccagaatgcCCTGGGTAAATGATGCCTGCCACTCCCCACCGTCACCTCGAGGACCAGGCACGTGGGCCTGACACATAACAGAGCTTTACAAACGTTActgctctcctcccctgccccccgcaGGGGCCCCGGGAATCTCGCCAAGCCACATCTTCTACCCCAGCTCCCCAGCCCCAATCACCCCAGTCACACTCGGGGTCTGGCCCCAAAACAGGGAGGCACAAACCACGTGGCGGGGGACATGAGGGGCACCCGCCACCCGCTGGGCCCCAGCTGGCCGGCCAGCCTGAGCTAAGCCCTCATGGGAGCTTCTTAGCATCTTGTTCACCAGTAAAAAGAGAAAGGTCTGCAGCAGCCGTCAGGGCCCTGCCGAGCACGAGAAACGGAGGCCCCCAGGCAGAATGTGCCTAGCGGGTCGAGAGCTGAACCCACGGCCGCCGTTGAGCCTCCGGCCCTCGCGCCAAGGCCAGGGACCTTGTCCTGACTCGCATCTCGAACTCGGctgtgattccttagttgttccaGGGTAAATGGGAGAAGGCGTGCCTGACAGGACTAGTGGCTGCCGCAGAGCGGAAGTAGATCAACTTTGAACAGATACAAGGAGTAGCTGTCCCGGGCCACTCGGGAAAGGGACAGGCCGGGTGCTCGGGGCCTCAGCACACTGTGGTTTGGCAGGGTAACCGGGGAGTCCGTCACCGAGCCTTGTGCCatcagagaggagaggaccggcaGCCCGTGTCGAATGACTGTCCCCTGGCAGCTGGGATCAATGAGCTATCACACTCCGAAAGGGTGAATTCACTAGCATCTACCGCACAAAGTAGGGAGGTGTTCGCACACACAGCCAGGAGCCGCCGGGCTCCTGTGTCCTCTCACCGGTCACCacacccctctctctgtcacacctTTGGCCTATGGGTTAGCGTCCACAGCTGATACtgattgagcacttactatgtgcccgAAGTTCTATGTACTTAACCATCTTATTGAATCCTCGCAGCAACCTTAGGATGAAGAACCGGAGGCTCGTAGGGGGACCGCAGCCCGCCCACACACGTGgaccgccccccacccctgcgGCAGTCTCCCCGCCCCTGAAGTTCCGGGGCGGGGCCCCGCCGGCCGGCCGAGGGCCCTACCTTCAGCCCGATGACGTTCTGCCCGTTCACTTCGCACACGTAGTGGTTGGTGAGGAGCCCGTTGCGGGCTGCGGAGCTCCCCTTGACTACGGAGACCACCTTCCCCTTCTTGATGACGAAACCAACGTGGCCGCTGCTGTCCTTGTGCATGGTGACAGTCCTCTGGAACGGCCTGCCGGGAAGGGACAGTGAACAGGACCCTGGGACGCGGCCCGAGgcgaacagagagagagagagaggcccgtGCGACGGGCCGGCGACTCACCTGTCCCGGACGACCATGACGATCTTCTCGGCCGACGCCCTCTTCACCGCCCGGTGGGCCTTGTCGGTGCTCCACCCGGCGCAGTCGCGCCCGTCGATCTGCAGGATCTGGTCCCCGAACCGCAGCCCCACCAGGGACGCGGGGGTGTTGGCCTGGACCAGCTGCACAAAGAGCCCCTAGGAGAGGCAGGGCCCCGGTCAGCTGCCCTCACCCGGAGCCCGGGGCCCTCCTTCCTGGCCCTCCGGGGGGCCTCCGTGATACAGACACTCCAGCTCTGCGGGCAGGCACACTGGTCACCCCGTTTTCCCAGGGAGGAAACTCCCCAGGCCACGCAGCTAGGGAGCAGCCCAAGCAGAATTTCAACTCTGGCTAGAGGCTGTACCCTCCACCACTGGGCTGCACGGCCTCTGACAAAGGCCCTACAGACAGCCACTGGGCAGCCAGAGGTCCCTGTGCACTGGGAGACAAGGGCGAGGGAGGCTCTGAGCGGCAGGAGCCCCTGAGAGGCAAGTGGGAGGTCCCCCCTGCAATCCAGCGCCAGCCCTTGGGTCTTGGGAGAGGGGGTTGAGGGGAGGCCCCTGGGCTTGGGGACCCAGGTGAGCCCTGCACCCAGCATGATCCGCGCCTTCCTCACTGTGGAcgacccccacctccacccagcgCTGCCCTCCGGCTGGctcctgggctgtgtgtgtgttcagcCAAAGCCCCTAGGGCGCCAAGATGCCAGGAGCTGCTTAGGGGGCGCTGTCCAGCACGTGCACCCCCCTCtgccagcccctgcccccagccccaccttgtCGATGGCCCGCAGCCGTAGCCCCGTCTTGCCACGTTCGTCCTTGCACAGATGGATCTCACGCACCCCGGGCTTGATCTCCGCACGCCGTGCACCCAGGCTGTTCCCGGACAccggcgccaccacctggcccgGCAAGGGGCCCGAGGCCACCGTCTGCAGACACGGGAGGAGAGGGTCAGCGGGCCCCCGCGGCCTCAGAAGGACGCAGAAAGGAGCATGGAATCGTCCCTGGGGGGCATATAC
This genomic interval carries:
- the SDCBP2 gene encoding syntenin-2, with translation MSALYPSLEDLKVDHAIQAQTRATPKMPTLPAPSPAVPQPSVLYPNLEELENYMGLSLSSQEVQQNLLQLPDGAGTVASGPLPGQVVAPVSGNSLGARRAEIKPGVREIHLCKDERGKTGLRLRAIDKGLFVQLVQANTPASLVGLRFGDQILQIDGRDCAGWSTDKAHRAVKRASAEKIVMVVRDRPFQRTVTMHKDSSGHVGFVIKKGKVVSVVKGSSAARNGLLTNHYVCEVNGQNVIGLKDKEVTEILATAGNVVTLTVIPTVIYEHMVKKLSPTLLHHTMDHSIPDV